The following proteins are encoded in a genomic region of Ornithinibacillus sp. 4-3:
- the lexA gene encoding transcriptional repressor LexA: protein MSKLAKRQQMILDYIKEQVEIKGYPPSVREIAKAVGLASSSTVHGHLSRLERKGYIRRDPTKPRAIEILDLDMENSVPKDEARYAPVIGKVTAGIPITAIENIEEYIPLPRSAANENDNLFILIVEGESMVNAGILDGDRVIVKQQNTALNGDIVVAMTEDDEATVKTFYKESDHIRLQPENDYMEPLLLQNVSILGKVIGLYRHFG from the coding sequence ATGTCAAAACTGGCTAAAAGACAACAAATGATACTCGATTACATAAAAGAGCAGGTTGAGATTAAAGGTTATCCACCATCTGTACGTGAAATTGCTAAAGCTGTTGGATTAGCTTCTAGTTCAACTGTTCATGGACATCTATCAAGATTAGAGAGGAAAGGCTATATCCGAAGAGATCCTACCAAACCTCGTGCGATTGAAATTTTGGATTTAGATATGGAAAATTCAGTTCCAAAAGATGAAGCTCGCTATGCTCCCGTTATTGGGAAAGTTACAGCTGGTATTCCTATTACAGCAATTGAAAACATAGAAGAATATATTCCTCTACCACGTTCTGCTGCTAATGAGAACGATAATTTATTTATTTTAATTGTTGAAGGAGAAAGTATGGTTAATGCAGGAATCCTAGATGGAGATCGGGTTATTGTTAAACAGCAAAACACAGCATTAAATGGTGATATTGTAGTAGCGATGACAGAGGATGATGAAGCAACTGTCAAAACTTTTTATAAAGAATCTGATCATATCCGTTTACAGCCTGAGAACGATTATATGGAGCCACTGCTTTTACAAAATGTATCGATTCTAGGTAAAGTCATTGGATTATATCGTCATTTTGGATAA
- the mutS gene encoding DNA mismatch repair protein MutS, translating into MAKHTPMMEQYLRIKAEHRDSFLFFRLGDFYEMFFDDAVLAARELEITLTKRDPGQNEPIPMCGVPYHAAQNYIKILIDKGYKVAICEQVEDPKKAVGVVKREVVQIITPGTVMDHGMLKESESNYIASLTHFNDGSYAIVYNDLSTGENSIALIEEGWDAVFHELYNQSVKEIVISSELPNEFQEQLRERLHVTLSYQDEVNFNAEFRNLCDHLLNDERLMKAFSRLLNYIQHTQKRSLDHLQPAKVIKLDNYLKLDMYSKRNLELTETIMKKGKHGSLLWVLDRTITAMGTRLLKKWLERPLLNKKRIEERLAIVSSLYDNFMERDSLRETLKSVYDLERLAGRIAFGNANARDLIQLKQSLQNIPEILSVLELLNDNQEIKNLMERLFYPKEIVELLETSIIDEPPISVKEGSIIKEGCNETLDKYREAAKNGKKWITELEIAEKEATNIKSLKIKYNRVFGYFIEVTKANLYLIPEDRYERKQTLTNAERFITPELKEKELLILEAEEKSVELEYELFTEIREKIKDHIPEIQFLAEVISTIDVLQSFATVSEANNYTRPNFVEKELKITQGRHPVVEQVMKNGSYVPNDVSLNDERTILLITGPNMSGKSTYMRQLALTVIMGQIGCFVPCEHADLLIFDQIFTRIGAADDLVAGQSTFMVEMLEANHALQHATENSLILLDEIGRGTSTYDGMALAQAIVEYIHHHVHAKTLFSTHYHELTSMEDELDRLKNIHVRAEEHDGKVVFLHQIKDGAADESYGIHVARLANLPAGLISRATAILEQLEDKEKVNTVKETSEEMEVGQLSFFVENKQATKSVSKEIVSSAHKKVMEELKEIPLFEMTPLDAMNALYRLQKQIQEQ; encoded by the coding sequence ATGGCAAAGCACACACCAATGATGGAACAATATTTACGAATTAAAGCTGAACATAGAGATTCTTTCTTGTTTTTTCGTCTCGGCGATTTTTACGAGATGTTTTTTGATGATGCGGTACTAGCTGCAAGAGAATTGGAAATTACATTGACAAAAAGAGATCCAGGGCAAAATGAACCAATTCCAATGTGTGGGGTACCTTATCATGCTGCACAAAATTATATCAAAATATTGATTGATAAAGGCTATAAAGTGGCTATTTGTGAACAAGTGGAGGATCCTAAAAAAGCTGTAGGCGTAGTAAAACGTGAGGTTGTCCAAATCATTACACCAGGAACGGTGATGGATCATGGAATGTTGAAGGAAAGTGAAAGCAATTATATTGCAAGCCTTACACATTTCAATGATGGTTCTTATGCGATTGTCTATAATGATTTATCAACTGGTGAGAATAGTATTGCATTAATTGAAGAAGGCTGGGATGCAGTCTTTCATGAGTTATATAATCAATCGGTAAAAGAAATTGTTATTTCATCAGAGCTTCCAAATGAATTCCAAGAACAGCTTCGTGAGAGACTGCATGTAACGTTATCCTACCAAGATGAGGTTAATTTTAATGCAGAGTTTCGTAATCTTTGTGATCATCTGTTGAATGATGAACGTCTGATGAAGGCATTTAGCCGTCTATTAAACTATATTCAACATACACAAAAGCGATCTCTTGATCACTTACAACCAGCAAAAGTAATTAAATTAGATAATTACTTAAAACTAGATATGTACTCCAAACGTAATCTAGAGCTTACAGAAACAATTATGAAAAAAGGAAAACATGGCAGCTTATTGTGGGTGTTAGATCGCACGATAACCGCAATGGGAACTCGTTTATTAAAAAAATGGTTAGAACGTCCTTTATTAAATAAAAAACGTATCGAAGAAAGACTAGCAATTGTATCAAGTTTATATGATAACTTTATGGAAAGAGATAGCTTAAGAGAGACATTAAAATCTGTATATGATTTAGAACGTCTAGCGGGAAGAATTGCTTTTGGGAATGCGAACGCTCGTGATCTTATTCAATTGAAGCAATCTTTACAAAATATCCCAGAAATTCTTTCCGTGCTTGAGCTATTAAATGATAATCAAGAAATTAAGAATTTAATGGAGCGCCTTTTCTATCCAAAAGAAATTGTGGAGTTACTGGAGACAAGCATTATTGATGAACCACCTATTTCAGTAAAAGAAGGTTCGATTATTAAAGAAGGTTGTAATGAAACATTAGATAAATACCGTGAAGCTGCTAAAAATGGCAAGAAGTGGATTACAGAGTTAGAGATTGCGGAGAAAGAAGCAACAAATATTAAATCACTTAAAATTAAATACAATCGAGTATTCGGTTATTTTATTGAAGTGACGAAAGCTAATCTATATCTTATTCCAGAAGACAGATATGAACGTAAGCAAACATTGACAAATGCGGAGCGCTTTATTACTCCTGAATTAAAGGAAAAAGAATTACTTATTTTGGAAGCCGAAGAAAAAAGTGTTGAATTAGAGTATGAATTATTTACAGAGATTCGTGAGAAAATCAAAGATCATATTCCAGAGATTCAATTTTTAGCAGAAGTGATTAGTACGATTGATGTTTTACAGTCTTTTGCGACAGTTAGTGAAGCGAATAATTATACACGACCAAATTTTGTTGAGAAGGAATTAAAAATTACCCAAGGAAGACATCCGGTAGTAGAACAAGTGATGAAAAACGGATCTTATGTACCTAATGATGTTTCCTTAAATGATGAACGAACGATTTTATTGATTACAGGACCAAATATGTCTGGGAAGAGTACATATATGCGTCAACTTGCTCTAACAGTGATTATGGGACAAATTGGATGCTTTGTTCCTTGTGAACATGCTGATCTATTAATATTCGATCAAATATTTACAAGAATCGGGGCAGCGGATGATTTAGTTGCAGGCCAGAGCACTTTTATGGTAGAAATGCTGGAAGCTAATCATGCTCTGCAACACGCAACTGAGAATAGCCTTATTTTATTAGATGAAATTGGTAGAGGGACAAGCACATATGATGGAATGGCACTTGCCCAAGCCATCGTCGAATATATTCATCATCATGTTCATGCAAAAACATTATTCTCTACCCATTATCATGAATTGACATCCATGGAGGATGAGTTAGACCGATTGAAAAATATTCATGTTCGGGCAGAGGAGCATGATGGAAAAGTAGTATTCCTCCATCAAATTAAAGATGGAGCAGCAGATGAAAGCTATGGGATACATGTTGCTAGATTAGCCAATTTACCAGCAGGATTAATTTCTAGAGCAACAGCAATTTTAGAACAGCTTGAGGATAAAGAGAAAGTAAATACGGTTAAAGAAACATCAGAAGAAATGGAAGTAGGACAGCTATCTTTCTTTGTAGAAAACAAGCAAGCGACAAAATCTGTCTCAAAAGAAATAGTTTCTTCTGCTCATAAAAAGGTTATGGAAGAACTAAAGGAGATTCCTTTGTTTGAAATGACTCCATTAGATGCAATGAATGCATTATATCGCTTGCAGAAACAAATACAAGAGCAATAG
- the miaA gene encoding tRNA (adenosine(37)-N6)-dimethylallyltransferase MiaA produces the protein MKKTVIVIVGPTAVGKTNLSIEVAKQFNGEIISGDSMQVYKTMDIGTAKVTPVEMQGIPHYLIDQIEPNEAYSVADFKEDVQKYIHEISERGKLPIIVGGSGLYIQGALYNYHFSDKQRDESITKRLEEQLEKHGISPLYEYLQEVDPAQAEKIHPNNHRRVIRALEIYETTGKKMSEIEATQTKESPYHIIFIGLEMERKLLYEQINHRVDLMMEAGLLAEVKRLYELGLKDCQSMKAIGYKEFIPYFEGFQELEEAIELLKRNSRRYAKRQYTWFKNKMDITWYSMNPDEKIENYKKILKDIEGILKKI, from the coding sequence TTGAAAAAGACTGTGATAGTGATTGTTGGCCCAACTGCGGTTGGAAAGACAAATTTAAGTATTGAAGTTGCTAAACAATTTAACGGTGAAATTATTAGCGGTGATTCCATGCAAGTATATAAAACGATGGATATTGGAACTGCAAAGGTAACCCCAGTAGAAATGCAAGGGATACCTCATTATCTGATTGATCAAATAGAACCGAATGAAGCATACTCTGTAGCTGATTTTAAAGAAGATGTTCAAAAATATATTCATGAGATTTCAGAAAGAGGAAAATTGCCAATTATTGTTGGGGGTAGTGGACTCTATATTCAAGGAGCGTTATATAATTATCATTTCTCTGATAAACAACGTGATGAATCAATTACTAAAAGATTAGAGGAACAGCTAGAGAAGCATGGTATTTCTCCATTGTATGAGTATTTACAGGAAGTAGATCCTGCTCAAGCAGAGAAAATACATCCAAATAACCATCGTCGTGTTATTCGAGCATTGGAAATTTACGAAACAACTGGGAAGAAGATGTCTGAGATAGAAGCAACACAGACGAAAGAATCTCCATACCATATTATTTTTATTGGTTTAGAAATGGAGAGAAAATTATTATATGAACAAATTAATCACCGTGTAGATCTGATGATGGAGGCAGGATTGTTAGCTGAAGTAAAAAGACTTTATGAGCTTGGATTAAAGGATTGTCAATCTATGAAAGCCATTGGTTACAAGGAATTCATTCCTTATTTCGAAGGATTTCAAGAATTAGAAGAAGCAATCGAACTACTCAAAAGAAATTCCCGTAGATATGCTAAACGTCAATATACTTGGTTTAAAAACAAAATGGATATTACTTGGTATTCAATGAATCCAGATGAGAAAATAGAAAATTACAAAAAAATATTAAAAGATATAGAAGGAATCCTTAAAAAAATATAG
- a CDS encoding AAA family ATPase gives MKVKAMEAKTSKINIVLQEEKNVLYQRENEVSHPLLEQIDKAFADLINMNEIKGTLKEICAMLWINQQRENFGLLSSKQVLHMLFTGNPGTGKTTVARKLAKIYYEWNFLSKGQFIEVERADLVGEYIGQTAQKTRALIQKAQGGILFIDEAYSLSRGGEKDFGKEAIDTLVTHMENNYTDFVLILAGYPNEMENFLNLNPGLQSRFPFIIDFPDFSGKELLEVAKKMVMAREFSLTKEAEWHLQKHFHEKTSTSTRHFANARYVRNTIEHAIRKQAVRLMKKQPLTAEDLIFLSKEDFSFL, from the coding sequence GTGAAAGTGAAGGCTATGGAAGCAAAAACATCCAAAATTAATATTGTTCTCCAAGAAGAGAAAAATGTTTTATATCAACGGGAGAATGAAGTAAGTCATCCTTTATTAGAACAAATCGATAAAGCATTTGCAGATTTAATTAATATGAATGAAATAAAGGGCACATTAAAGGAAATTTGCGCGATGTTATGGATTAATCAGCAACGAGAAAATTTTGGTTTACTAAGCAGCAAACAAGTTTTGCATATGCTATTTACAGGTAATCCTGGTACAGGAAAAACAACCGTTGCTCGTAAGCTTGCAAAAATTTATTATGAATGGAATTTTTTGTCTAAAGGACAATTTATAGAAGTAGAGCGTGCTGACCTTGTTGGAGAATACATTGGGCAAACTGCACAAAAAACAAGGGCATTGATTCAGAAGGCACAAGGTGGGATCTTATTTATTGATGAAGCTTATTCTCTTTCAAGAGGTGGAGAGAAGGATTTTGGAAAAGAAGCAATCGATACACTCGTAACACATATGGAGAATAATTATACTGATTTTGTACTTATTTTAGCAGGCTATCCGAATGAAATGGAAAATTTTTTGAATTTAAATCCTGGACTACAGTCAAGATTCCCATTTATTATTGATTTTCCTGATTTCTCAGGTAAAGAATTACTTGAGGTAGCTAAAAAGATGGTTATGGCAAGAGAGTTTTCTTTAACGAAGGAAGCGGAATGGCATTTGCAAAAGCATTTTCATGAAAAAACAAGCACATCAACCCGCCATTTTGCTAATGCTCGTTATGTACGAAACACAATAGAACATGCGATTCGTAAGCAGGCGGTTCGTTTAATGAAAAAACAACCTTTAACTGCAGAAGACCTCATTTTTTTATCAAAAGAAGATTTTTCTTTTTTATAG
- a CDS encoding aminotransferase class I/II-fold pyridoxal phosphate-dependent enzyme, producing the protein MMERIIQQVEAECVALHEQVNKMVEINQKRVLEAFKNNRIGDYHFNSTDGYGYDDLGREGLEKLYAEVFGGEDALVRPQIISGTHAISTTLFSLLRPGDELLYITGAPYDTLEEVIGKRGNQSGSLKDYHIEYNEIPLLESGNVDFQEVEKAITSKTKVIGIQRSKGYSDRPSFTIDEIAEMVNFIKGINENIIVFVDNCYGEFVEECEPLHVGADVIAGSLIKNPGGGLVRSGGYIVGKEHIVEQAANRLTAPGLGKEAGATLNMLQEMYQGFFLAPHVVGESIKGSIFTARLMELLGYTTTPHYQAKRTDLIQSITFNDPEQMIAFCQAIQENSPINSFVAPYPSKMPGYDNEVIMAAGTFIQGASIELSADGPIKPPYLVFVQGGLTYAHVKLAIIGCVNKLIEKGYIQQGNLIISK; encoded by the coding sequence ATGATGGAACGAATCATACAACAAGTTGAAGCAGAGTGCGTGGCACTACATGAACAAGTAAATAAAATGGTAGAGATAAATCAAAAACGAGTCTTAGAAGCATTTAAAAATAATCGTATTGGCGATTATCATTTTAACTCTACAGATGGTTATGGCTATGATGATCTAGGTCGTGAAGGTCTAGAAAAACTGTATGCAGAAGTATTTGGGGGAGAAGATGCACTTGTGCGTCCGCAAATTATCTCTGGAACACATGCGATCTCAACAACCTTATTTAGCTTATTGCGTCCAGGTGATGAGCTATTGTATATTACAGGCGCACCATATGACACGTTAGAAGAAGTAATCGGAAAACGTGGAAATCAATCAGGTTCTTTAAAGGATTACCATATAGAATATAATGAGATTCCCTTACTGGAAAGTGGAAATGTAGACTTTCAAGAAGTGGAAAAAGCTATTACTAGTAAAACAAAGGTTATTGGGATTCAACGGTCAAAAGGATATAGTGATCGGCCTTCATTTACGATTGATGAAATTGCAGAAATGGTTAATTTCATAAAAGGAATAAATGAAAACATCATTGTCTTTGTTGACAATTGTTATGGAGAATTTGTAGAAGAATGTGAACCATTACATGTAGGAGCTGACGTTATTGCTGGTTCTTTAATTAAAAATCCCGGTGGAGGCTTGGTTCGTTCTGGTGGTTATATCGTTGGGAAAGAACATATTGTAGAACAAGCAGCTAATCGTTTAACAGCTCCAGGTTTAGGAAAAGAAGCAGGAGCAACTTTAAATATGCTCCAGGAAATGTATCAAGGATTCTTCTTAGCACCGCATGTTGTTGGGGAATCTATCAAAGGCTCGATTTTTACTGCAAGACTTATGGAATTACTGGGATATACGACAACACCTCATTATCAAGCAAAACGTACGGATTTAATTCAGTCGATTACTTTTAATGATCCAGAACAGATGATTGCTTTTTGTCAGGCGATTCAAGAAAACTCACCTATTAATTCATTTGTTGCCCCCTATCCAAGTAAGATGCCAGGATATGATAATGAAGTAATTATGGCAGCTGGAACCTTCATTCAAGGGGCGAGTATTGAGTTAAGTGCTGATGGCCCAATTAAACCTCCTTATCTTGTGTTTGTACAAGGAGGATTAACATATGCGCATGTCAAACTCGCGATAATAGGTTGTGTAAATAAATTAATAGAAAAAGGTTATATCCAACAAGGTAACTTAATAATTAGTAAATAA
- the cotE gene encoding outer spore coat protein CotE, translating to MSYLDKDYREIITKAVCGKGKKFVKDKHKIEPLHRPSSILGCWIINHEYQAVQKGRHKVEINGSYDINIWYSYSDNTKTEVVTERVNYCDEIPLTIRDDHCISDDFEIIVRVVQQPNCLECVIEEKGNRMVVEVEREFVVKVIGETKVFVRVDQKAYEDKDSDDWDEKVTDEELRDVSPDFLRKKRA from the coding sequence AGATTATCGTGAAATCATTACGAAAGCGGTTTGTGGAAAAGGGAAAAAGTTTGTAAAAGATAAGCACAAAATAGAACCGCTTCATCGCCCATCAAGTATTCTAGGTTGCTGGATTATCAATCATGAGTATCAAGCAGTCCAAAAAGGACGTCATAAAGTAGAGATTAATGGAAGCTATGACATCAATATTTGGTATTCATACAGTGATAACACGAAAACAGAGGTTGTAACAGAACGTGTAAATTATTGTGATGAGATTCCTTTAACTATTCGTGATGATCATTGTATTAGTGATGATTTTGAAATTATTGTCCGTGTTGTCCAGCAGCCAAATTGTTTGGAATGTGTAATTGAAGAAAAAGGCAATCGAATGGTTGTAGAAGTAGAAAGAGAATTTGTTGTTAAAGTTATTGGCGAAACAAAAGTATTTGTCCGTGTTGATCAAAAAGCATATGAAGATAAAGACAGTGACGACTGGGATGAAAAAGTCACAGATGAGGAATTGCGTGATGTCAGCCCTGATTTTTTACGGAAGAAAAGAGCATAA
- the hflX gene encoding GTPase HflX: MNEKEKILIMAVKRPFEKEERFLSSVDELKSLSATAGGEVIEVITQNRQQIHPATYLGSGKVNEIRERVDSLEIDLVISNDELSPGQLRNLGDLFGVRVIDRSQLILDIFAMRAKTKEGKLQVELAQLEYTLPRLRGIGIELSRLGAGIGTRGPGETKLETDQRHIRRRIDEIKRRLTLVVKQREQYRKHRREKGVFQIAIVGYTNAGKSTIFNRITNSDSLEEDQLFATLDPLTRQLPLPSGFQTLVTDTVGFIQDLPTSLIASFRSTLEEVTEADLILHVVDSSHPDQEQHQATVLKILEDLEAHQIPMLTVYNKKDKITSDFIPLHQPSIVISAYDEAELERLIIKTEETICENWESYALRLPMNETKRLHRLLNESIVKYNQFDEETNEYVVHGYISGEHPLQGFIKENNIINDGTNHTTS, translated from the coding sequence ATGAATGAAAAAGAAAAAATTCTTATCATGGCAGTAAAAAGACCATTCGAAAAAGAAGAACGATTTTTATCCTCCGTTGACGAGTTAAAATCATTAAGTGCAACAGCTGGTGGTGAAGTGATCGAAGTAATTACACAAAATCGTCAGCAGATTCATCCAGCTACTTACTTAGGTTCAGGAAAAGTGAATGAAATAAGAGAAAGAGTGGATAGTTTAGAAATCGATCTTGTTATTTCTAATGATGAGTTATCTCCTGGGCAGTTACGAAATTTAGGAGATTTATTTGGAGTACGTGTCATTGATCGGAGTCAATTGATCCTAGATATATTTGCTATGCGTGCAAAGACAAAAGAAGGTAAGCTACAGGTCGAATTGGCACAATTAGAATATACATTGCCGAGATTACGAGGTATTGGAATTGAACTATCTCGTCTTGGAGCGGGAATTGGTACACGTGGTCCTGGGGAAACAAAACTTGAGACAGATCAACGACATATTCGTAGACGTATTGATGAAATTAAACGTCGACTTACTTTAGTGGTAAAACAGCGTGAACAATATCGAAAGCATCGCAGGGAAAAGGGCGTATTTCAAATCGCTATTGTCGGTTATACCAATGCCGGTAAATCAACCATCTTTAATCGGATTACAAATAGTGATTCATTAGAAGAAGATCAGCTTTTTGCTACGCTTGATCCGTTAACGAGACAGCTCCCATTGCCTTCAGGCTTTCAAACATTAGTTACGGATACGGTAGGATTTATTCAAGATTTACCTACTTCATTAATCGCTTCTTTTCGTTCGACTTTAGAAGAAGTTACTGAAGCAGATTTAATCTTGCATGTTGTAGATAGCTCACATCCTGATCAAGAGCAGCATCAAGCAACAGTGTTAAAAATTTTGGAGGATTTAGAAGCACATCAAATTCCCATGTTGACGGTCTATAATAAAAAGGATAAAATAACATCGGATTTTATTCCATTACATCAACCAAGTATTGTTATTAGCGCATATGATGAAGCTGAGTTAGAGCGTTTAATTATAAAAACAGAAGAAACAATTTGTGAAAACTGGGAGTCATATGCTTTACGTTTACCAATGAATGAAACAAAGAGATTACACCGTCTATTAAATGAATCGATTGTGAAATATAATCAATTTGATGAAGAAACAAATGAATATGTTGTCCATGGTTATATATCAGGAGAGCATCCACTACAAGGCTTTATAAAGGAGAACAATATCATAAATGATGGAACGAATCATACAACAAGTTGA
- the mutL gene encoding DNA mismatch repair endonuclease MutL, producing MKIIQLPASLANKIAAGEVVERPASVVKELMENSIDAKSTWIKIDLVEAGLEEIKITDNGEGMSPEDCERAFLRHATSKIKYETDLFHIGTLGFRGEALASIASVSNLTIKTSLGEEAGTLLQLEGGEITHRDRSDARQGTEITVQQLFFNTPARLKYMKTLHTELGHITDVLNRIALANPSIRIEVTHNGKRLFQTTGSGDGRQVIANIYGMNVAKQMLAVEKRTLDFQIQGFVSKPELTRASRSYISIIINGRYIRSHALNHAITRAYHTLLPINRYPVAVLAIQMDPILVDVNVHPTKLEVRFSKEKELIEAIEVMIRDNFRKQTLIPEIKPKPTTEERKSVQHELDFNQWQKHVVPEPYKVNETMQIHETPVFEHKSITEELPNQIEQEIHIEQKEPKETPLPVQENSPQIEVEPQQRVPVMYPVGQVQGTYIIAQNEQGLYLIDQHAAQERIKYEFFKEKLGKTINESQELLIPLTFEFSKTEAIFIEKFKEEFEKVGLFFESFGHQTYIIRSHPTWFPKGFEIEIIQEMVEQIIQNEKINIEKLREEAAILMSCKRSIKANHYLNDKDMFRLLEDLRNTVDPFTCPHGRPIIIHFSSYDLEKMFKRVM from the coding sequence TTGAAAATTATTCAGCTCCCAGCGTCACTTGCTAATAAAATTGCTGCAGGAGAGGTTGTTGAAAGACCCGCCTCAGTTGTAAAAGAGTTAATGGAGAACAGCATTGATGCAAAAAGCACATGGATTAAAATTGATTTAGTAGAAGCAGGTCTTGAAGAAATTAAGATCACGGATAATGGGGAGGGGATGTCTCCAGAGGATTGTGAACGTGCCTTTTTAAGGCATGCAACGAGCAAAATAAAGTATGAAACAGATTTATTTCATATTGGTACTTTAGGCTTTCGTGGTGAAGCATTAGCGAGTATTGCTTCAGTTAGCAATCTAACTATTAAAACATCATTAGGCGAAGAAGCAGGAACGCTACTACAATTAGAAGGTGGCGAAATTACGCATCGAGATCGTAGTGATGCCAGACAAGGTACGGAAATTACTGTGCAGCAATTATTTTTTAATACACCTGCACGGTTAAAGTACATGAAAACACTCCATACTGAATTAGGGCATATTACGGATGTCCTGAACCGAATTGCTCTTGCAAATCCATCTATACGAATTGAAGTAACACATAACGGGAAGCGATTATTCCAAACGACAGGATCTGGTGATGGACGACAAGTGATTGCGAATATTTATGGAATGAATGTAGCAAAGCAAATGCTAGCTGTAGAAAAGCGAACATTAGATTTCCAGATACAAGGTTTTGTTTCTAAACCAGAATTAACAAGAGCTAGTCGTTCATATATTTCTATTATCATTAATGGTAGGTATATCCGTAGTCATGCATTAAATCATGCGATTACACGTGCTTATCACACATTACTTCCAATTAATCGCTATCCAGTTGCTGTCTTAGCTATACAAATGGATCCAATCTTAGTTGATGTGAATGTACATCCAACAAAGCTAGAAGTACGTTTTAGTAAAGAAAAAGAGCTAATAGAGGCCATTGAAGTAATGATACGTGATAACTTTCGTAAACAAACATTAATACCAGAAATAAAGCCTAAACCAACGACAGAAGAAAGAAAATCAGTTCAACATGAGCTTGATTTCAATCAATGGCAAAAACATGTAGTTCCGGAACCATACAAAGTAAATGAAACAATGCAAATCCACGAAACTCCAGTTTTTGAGCATAAAAGTATTACTGAAGAATTACCAAATCAAATAGAACAAGAAATTCATATAGAGCAAAAAGAACCAAAAGAAACTCCGTTACCTGTTCAAGAAAATTCACCGCAAATAGAAGTAGAGCCACAACAGCGTGTTCCAGTTATGTATCCTGTTGGACAAGTTCAAGGAACTTATATTATTGCTCAAAATGAACAAGGATTATATTTAATTGATCAGCATGCTGCACAAGAAAGAATTAAATATGAATTTTTTAAAGAGAAATTAGGTAAAACCATTAATGAATCTCAGGAGCTGCTTATTCCACTTACCTTTGAATTTTCGAAGACAGAAGCTATTTTTATTGAAAAATTTAAAGAAGAATTTGAAAAAGTAGGTTTATTTTTCGAATCGTTTGGTCATCAAACGTATATTATTCGCTCTCATCCTACATGGTTTCCAAAAGGATTTGAAATAGAAATTATTCAAGAAATGGTAGAACAAATCATTCAAAATGAAAAAATTAACATCGAAAAATTACGTGAAGAGGCTGCAATTTTAATGTCATGTAAACGTTCGATTAAAGCAAATCACTATTTAAATGATAAAGATATGTTTCGCTTGCTTGAAGACTTACGAAATACAGTTGACCCATTTACATGTCCACATGGCAGGCCGATTATTATTCATTTTTCTTCATATGATTTAGAAAAAATGTTTAAACGTGTGATGTAG
- the hfq gene encoding RNA chaperone Hfq — MAQSVNIQDFYLNQLRKTHGAVTVFLTNGFQLRGIIKAFDNYTVLLESEGKQQLIYKHAISTYAPQKNISFEEE, encoded by the coding sequence ATGGCACAATCAGTAAACATTCAAGACTTCTATTTGAATCAACTTAGAAAGACACACGGGGCTGTAACAGTGTTCTTAACCAATGGATTTCAATTAAGGGGAATAATAAAAGCCTTTGATAATTATACGGTCTTACTGGAATCAGAAGGGAAGCAGCAACTTATATACAAGCATGCGATTTCAACATATGCACCACAGAAGAATATATCTTTTGAAGAAGAATAA